From Rutidosis leptorrhynchoides isolate AG116_Rl617_1_P2 chromosome 3, CSIRO_AGI_Rlap_v1, whole genome shotgun sequence, a single genomic window includes:
- the LOC139902899 gene encoding protein ROLLING AND ERECT LEAF 2-like isoform X1: MPMTRFNTMDENDMIGGLSFKDDSLPSMAVVVAVYVVTVVAVLGRHLGFIAKVGKLNVYGKSLNLFFLLLELDPEILYEWEKKLYAEVKNAESLKIEHEKNTEQLRKIELKRRDYVTVEKSKKEVEKLESRIIVSAQAIDVTGNHQIMCRL, encoded by the exons ATGCCTATGACTAGATTCAATACG ATGGATGAAAATGACATGATAGGTGGGTTGAGCTTCAAAGATGACTCCTTACCTTCTATGGCCGTCGTTGTGGCAGTTTATGTCGTGACCGTCGTTGCGGTACTTG GTCGGCACCTAGGGTTCATCGCAAAAGTAG GTAAACTGAATGTTTATGGGAAGTCTTTGAACCTGTTTTTTTTGCTCCTGGAACTCGACCCAGAGATACTGTATGAATGGGAGAAGAAGCTTTATGCTGAAGTTAAG AATGCTGAGAGTTTAAAGATAGAGCACGAGAAGAATACTGAACAACTGAGAAAAATAGAGTTGAAGAGACGTGATTACGTGACGGTGGAGAAATCGAAGAAAGAGGTTGAAAAGTTGGAGTCGAGGATCATAGTTTCTGCTCAGGCGATTGATGTCACAGGAAATCATCAAATTATGTGTCGTTTGTAA
- the LOC139902899 gene encoding protein ALTERED PHOSPHATE STARVATION RESPONSE 1-like isoform X3, with protein MAVVVAVYVVTVVAVLGRHLGFIAKVGKLNVYGKSLNLFFLLLELDPEILYEWEKKLYAEVKNAESLKIEHEKNTEQLRKIELKRRDYVTVEKSKKEVEKLESRIIVSAQAIDVTGNHQIMCRL; from the exons ATGGCCGTCGTTGTGGCAGTTTATGTCGTGACCGTCGTTGCGGTACTTG GTCGGCACCTAGGGTTCATCGCAAAAGTAG GTAAACTGAATGTTTATGGGAAGTCTTTGAACCTGTTTTTTTTGCTCCTGGAACTCGACCCAGAGATACTGTATGAATGGGAGAAGAAGCTTTATGCTGAAGTTAAG AATGCTGAGAGTTTAAAGATAGAGCACGAGAAGAATACTGAACAACTGAGAAAAATAGAGTTGAAGAGACGTGATTACGTGACGGTGGAGAAATCGAAGAAAGAGGTTGAAAAGTTGGAGTCGAGGATCATAGTTTCTGCTCAGGCGATTGATGTCACAGGAAATCATCAAATTATGTGTCGTTTGTAA
- the LOC139902899 gene encoding protein ALTERED PHOSPHATE STARVATION RESPONSE 1-like isoform X2 gives MFLMGKNQGFLAVNISGRHLGFIAKVGKLNVYGKSLNLFFLLLELDPEILYEWEKKLYAEVKNAESLKIEHEKNTEQLRKIELKRRDYVTVEKSKKEVEKLESRIIVSAQAIDVTGNHQIMCRL, from the exons ATGTTTTTGATGGGCAAAAATCAAGGGTTTCTGGCGGTTAATATTTCAGGTCGGCACCTAGGGTTCATCGCAAAAGTAG GTAAACTGAATGTTTATGGGAAGTCTTTGAACCTGTTTTTTTTGCTCCTGGAACTCGACCCAGAGATACTGTATGAATGGGAGAAGAAGCTTTATGCTGAAGTTAAG AATGCTGAGAGTTTAAAGATAGAGCACGAGAAGAATACTGAACAACTGAGAAAAATAGAGTTGAAGAGACGTGATTACGTGACGGTGGAGAAATCGAAGAAAGAGGTTGAAAAGTTGGAGTCGAGGATCATAGTTTCTGCTCAGGCGATTGATGTCACAGGAAATCATCAAATTATGTGTCGTTTGTAA